The Papilio machaon chromosome 28, ilPapMach1.1, whole genome shotgun sequence genome includes a window with the following:
- the LOC106720877 gene encoding transmembrane emp24 domain-containing protein 5, protein MRYFFVVSIFSVVFAYEKDVTFTVPAGNTECFYQKVLANEVIDIEYQVIDATHGELDISFQLADPVGRVIVADYKKPENAHRHTSYLEGDYRFCFDNSFSTFSQKTVFFDLVIETEDSPEKDYDDDKEMELGNAAETYMMRVKDISESVNKVKDHVAAARRLQELLSAHEARDRNLAEDMCSRVMKWSLWQIAVMLLVGITQVVFVKSLFQEPNNSIKKFVPNFLSQ, encoded by the exons atgcggTACTTTTTTGTTGTTTCTATCTTTAGCGTTGTATTTGCGTATGAAAAAGACGTAACTTTTACAGTACCAGCTGGTAATACTGAGTGTTTCTATCAGAAAGTACTAGCGAACGAAGTAATCGACATAGAATATCAA gTTATAGATGCAACTCATGGTGAACTGGACATTTCATTCCAACTGGCAGACCCAGTTGGCAGGGTGATTGTGGCCGATTACAAGAAGCCTGAAAATGCTCACCGACACACCTCATATCTTGAGGGAGATTACAGATTCTGTTTTGATAACAGCTTCAGTACATTCAGTCAGAAAACT GTGTTCTTTGATCTGGTGATTGAGACAGAAGACTCTCCAGAAAAAGACTATGATGATGACAAGGAAATGGAATTGG GTAATGCAGCAGAAACGTACATGATGCGAGTAAAAGACATATCAGAGTCtgtgaataaagtaaaagatCATGTGGCAGCAGCTCGCAGGCTCCAGGAGCTACTGTCAGCTCATGAGGCCAGGGATAGAAATCTGGCCGAGGATATGTGTTCAAG aGTCATGAAGTGGTCGCTGTGGCAGATTGCCGTAATGCTTCTAGTCGGAATCACGCag gTTGTGTTCGTGAAGAGTCTCTTTCAGGAGCCCAACAATAGCATAAAGAagtttgtaccaaatttcttGTCGCAATGA
- the LOC106720884 gene encoding zinc finger protein 382: MLAVLFLNRITARRRAAKLEINSVKPERKDPDVLVCRTCLSIENLVPIFDSKEPSEKMSSDLRLVTGLEIKPNDGLSQNICDNCIKAMKAAIQFRKTSRKAQKALLNTATSIKKKYTKKSLLNIKRIPQIEKEENIDYNYEFLDNDFQTDYSDMPEYKPQIVIKRGNCKESKGKGLTLIPNASSYRCSFCSKEFRMKATYKAHLRFHTHYCVCESCGKRCRNHNQLQEHKRARHGLGRIHKCAYCEYTSATKEALTIHERRHTGERPYVCDHCGATFHRRSNLVQHIAIHLPEKNFQCDMCPKRLKSRKFLQIHKHNAHTGRRYGYLCPVCEHRFEKPNKVRAHMRRVHGLPDDTHSPIVRVQL; the protein is encoded by the exons ATGCtggctgttttatttttgaatcgTATAACAGCTCGAAGACGAGCAGCTAAACTTGAGATAAACTCAGTAAAACCGGAGAGAAAAGACCCGGATGTATTAGTATGCAGAACTTGTCTGAGCATCGAAAATTTGGTACCTATTTTCGACAGCAAGGAACCTTCAGAGAAAATGTCTTCAGATCTAAGATTGGTTACCGGTTTAGAG ATCAAACCAAATGATGGTTTGTCACAAAATATATGTGATAATTGTATAAAGGCCATGAAAGCTGCAATACAGTTTAGAAAAACAAGTAGAAAAGCACAAAAAGCTCTGCTCAATACTGCAACtagtattaaaaagaaatacacaaaaaaatcactattaaatataaaaaggatACCACAGATTGAAAAAGAGgaaaatatagattataattatgaattctTGGACAATGATTTTCAAACAGATTATTCTGATATGCCAGAATATAAACcacaaattgttataaaaagggGAAATTGTAAAGAG tCTAAAGGTAAAGGGTTAACCCTGATTCCAAATGCCTCATCATACAGATGTAGCTTCTGTTCTAAAGAGTTCCGTATGAAAGCAACATATAAGGCACATCTGCGGTTCCATACGCATTACTGTGTTTGTGAG TCGTGCGGCAAACGGTGCAGGAATCACAACCAGTTGCAAGAACATAAGCGCGCGCGACACGGCCTCGGTCGCATACACAAGTGTGCCTACTGCGAGTATACATCTGCTACTAAAGAGGCTCTTACT ATCCACGAGCGTCGTCACACAGGTGAGAGGCCATATGTGTGCGACCACTGTGGCGCCACCTTCCACCGACGCTCAAACCTTGTTCAACACATCGCTATACACCTGCCTGAGAAGAACTTTCAG tgtGACATGTGCCCAAAGCGCTTGAAGTCCCGCAAGTTCCTACAGATACATAAACACAATGCGCATACTGGCCGTCGCTATGGTTACCTCTGCCCCGTCTGTGAACATCGCTTCGAGAAACCAAACAAAGTGCGTGCGCATATGCGTCGTGTGCATGGCCTGCCGGATGACACTCATAGTCCTATTGTCAGAGTGCAACTGTGA
- the LOC106720885 gene encoding zinc finger protein 816, with protein sequence MAKAYPWNCCRFCLSEQSLHQIFTRAEHSEKYSNVIQATTGVKVEINDSLPQKMCTACIEFINETFKFQKRCEYAQNTLIKCNLDGIKPEYISNIKSEHRNTEIDISQILPDDDFKDYDDNITLDILNTYENCKEEQNQTDSKPTKTIKNRSKKNGSVKTKRTVKKTDEEGTQKKEVIECEFCHKILTSKLSLRNHYKIHTGFDVVCEHCGKKFITRRLLLMHCRAKHGYEKTDKCSFCDYKASNAEQVKIHERLHTGERPFSCQQCAAEFHRKSSYLQHIAIHLPEKTVQCSQCPARFKSLTLMRIHLHRHRAPQYAFRCALCEGRFSRRRNAARHLQRVHSAEPRPEHIQRVKLT encoded by the exons ATGGCTAAAGCGTATCCTTGGAATTGCTGCAGGTTTTGCCTCAGTGAACAGTCTCTGCACCAGATATTTACACGGGCGGAGCACAGTGAAAAATACTCTAATGTGATACAAGCAACTACGGgtgtaaaa GTAGAAATAAACGACTCACTACCACAAAAAATGTGCACAGCATGCATTGAATTCATTaacgaaacatttaaattcCAAAAACGCTGTGAATATGCACAAAATACACttataaaatgcaatttgGACGGCATTAAACCTGAATacatttctaatataaaaagtgaACATAGAAATACTGAAATAGATATATCACAGATATTACCTGATGATGATTTTAAAGATTACGATGATAATATAACtttagatatattaaatacatatgaaAACTGTAAAGAAGAACAGAATCAAACTGATAGTAAACCAACTAAAACCATCAAAAATAGAAGTAAAAAGAATGGCAGTGTGAAAACAAAAAGAACAGTAAAGAAGACAGATGAAGAAGGCACACAGAAGAAGGAAGTGATTGAATGTGAATTTTGTCATAAGATATTAACATCAAAGCTCTCATTACGGAaccattataaaatacacacCGGATTTGATGTTGTTTGTGag caTTGTGGAAAGAAATTCATTACTCGCCGTCTCCTGCTGATGCACTGTCGAGCTAAACATGGCTACGAGAAGACAGATAAATGTTCTTTCTGTGACTATAAGGCTTCTAACGCTGAGCAGGTTAAG ATCCATGAGCGCTTGCACACTGGGGAACGTCCGTTCTCATGCCAGCAGTGCGCTGCTGAGTTCCACCGTAAGAGCAGCTACTTGCAGCACATCGCAATACATCTGCCGGAGAAGACTGTTCAG TGCAGTCAGTGTCCAGCTCGCTTTAAGTCACTGACTCTGATGCGTATCCATTTGCACCGTCACCGAGCGCCGCAGTACGCGTTCCGTTGCGCGCTCTGTGAGGGCAGATTCTCGCGGCGACGGAACGCGGCCCGACATCTGCAGCGTGTACACAGCGCGGAGCCCCGCCCAGAACATATACAGCGGGTTAAACTCACATGA
- the LOC106720876 gene encoding dnaJ homolog subfamily B member 14 — MTIECNKDDADRCIEIAQNALSAGNIEKAERFLLKAERLYPTTRAKELLSRLRAAGNAGAASKRSPPNSPSAEDVRRRKSPSDQPPQREYTQEQLEAVRRIKTKCKDYYEILGVSKEATDSDIKKSYKKLALQLHPDKNHAPGAAEAFKAIGNAAAILTDPEKRKQYDLRGEEPAHSPHHHQTYYARGFESDLTAEELFNMFFGATAFSGGGPTVYSRRRAREPEPRDSHTSLVQLLPVAVLVLLSMMSGFFISEPVFSLTANSKYPVPRETVNLKVPYYVKENFHTDYQGSVRRLEMAIEEEYIVGLRHACQRERNYRDSMTWKARNFGDTRQYQEAQKLRTPSCEKLQNLQR, encoded by the exons ATGACTATCGAATGCAACAAAGACGATGCAGATCGATGTATAGAAATCGCTCAAAATGCTTTATCCGCTGGAAACATTGAAAAAGCTGAAAGATTTCTATTGAAAGCTGAACGTTTGTATCCCACAACACGCGCTAAAGAGTTGCTAAGTCGTCTTAGAGCTGCGGGTAACGCGGGCGCAGCTTCTAAACGAAGTCCACCCAATTCACCAAGTGCTGAAGATGTTAGGCGCAGAAAGTCTCCTTCAGATCAACCACCACAGAGGGAGTACACTCAAGAACAATTGGAAGCGGTCCGCAGGATCAAAACTAAATGCaaggattattatgaaattttag GTGTGTCAAAGGAAGCCACAGACTCTGATATAAAGAAGTCCTACAAGAAGCTTGCTCTGCAATTACATCCGGACAAGAATCATGCGCCCGGAGCTGCCGAGGCTTTTAAG GCAATCGGTAACGCAGCAGCAATCCTAACGGATCCTGAGAAACGCAAGCAGTATGACTTGCGAGGCGAGGAACCCGCACACAGCCCGCATCATCATCAGACATACTATGCACGAGGGTTTGAATCAGATCTCACTGCAGAGGAACTGTTCAATATGTTCTTTGGTGCAACCG CGTTCTCTGGCGGTGGTCCTACTGTGTACAGTAGACGGCGCGCGCGTGAGCCGGAGCCCCGAGACTCACACACCAGCCTGGTGCAGCTGCTGCCGGTGGCAGTGCTCGTGCTGCTCTCCATGATGTCTGGCTTCTTCATCAGCGAGCCAGTCTTCAGTCTCACAGCCAACTCTAAATATCCTGTGCCCCGGGAGACTGTTAACTTGAAG GTACCATATTACGTAAAGGAGAACTTCCATACTGACTACCAGGGCTCTGTGCGACGACTTGAGATGGCTATAGAAGAGGAATACATTG TCGGTCTCCGCCATGCATGTCAACGTGAACGGAATTACCGCGACAGTATGACATGGAAGGCTCGCAACTTTGGTGACACGCGCCAGTATCAGGAGGCGCAGAAGTTGCGCACACCCAGCTGTGAGAAGTTGCAGAACTTGCAGCGGTAG
- the LOC106720867 gene encoding galectin-5, whose amino-acid sequence MAAPPIYNPIVPCVHPIPGGMFPGRMIRFQGSVPPGAQRFAINLQCGPNTEPRDDIALHLNFRFIEMCVVRNHLTAMNWGVEDTAGGMPLARGEAFEALVLCEPQSMKVALNGVHFCEFPHRLPYQRISHLTVDGDVMLQFVGFEGAQAPPSQVFMSEPPAYGAYGAPPPVYGGPGYGAPQGFQTAGGYETTYVQGQPQRTGLGTGAAVGLGVGALAAGGLAGYALGGGFSSNDSPREEVNVSSFSENVDFGGDDWIE is encoded by the exons ATGGCCGCTCCACCGATTTATAATCCA ATAGTGCCATGTGTGCATCCCATCCCCGGGGGCATGTTCCCAGGCAGAATGATCCGTTTCCAGGGCAGTGTGCCCCCTGGCGCTCAGAG GTTTGCTATAAACCTTCAATGTGGTCCCAACACGGAACCTCGTGATGACATTGCACTCCATCTCAACTTCCGCTTCATAGAGATGTGTGTGGTGCGTAACCATCTGACAGCTATGAACTGGGGGGTAGAGGATACTGCTGGAGGCATGCCGCTAGCCAGGGGAGAGGCATTCGAAGCTCTGGTGCTGTGTGAACCGCAGTCTATGAAG GTAGCGTTGAATGGTGTCCACTTCTGCGAGTTCCCGCACCGTCTGCCGTACCAGCGTATCTCTCACTTGACAGTGGACGGTGACGTCATGCTGCAGTTCGTCGGCTTCGAGGGTGCGCAGGCGCCGCCTTCACAAGTCTTCATG TCGGAGCCTCCAGCGTACGGTGCGTATGGTGCTCCGCCCCCTGTGTACGGAGGACCCGGATATGGTGCACCTCAAG GATTCCAGACAGCTGGT GGGTATGAGACGACGTACGTACAGGGTCAGCCGCAGCGGACGGGGCTGGgcacaggcgcggctgtggggCTGGGTGTGGGAGCGCTGGCGGCGGGTGGGCTGGCTGGCTATGCGCTAGGCGGTGGCTTCAGCAGCAACGACTCGCCTAGAGAAGAG GTTAATGTGTCATCATTTTCAGAAAATGTCGATTTCGGTGGCGACGACTGGATCGAGTAA
- the LOC106720866 gene encoding U4/U6 small nuclear ribonucleoprotein Prp4, giving the protein MSDDEEVVVKKAKQVHYGSLEEQEKARLAALAAAAREGVEDNGGKDLGDIQISNEYMELEEEMSKDKKALLEEFERRRKARQLNVSTDDDEVRRSLRQLGEPVCLFGEGPAERRVRLRDLLSYLGEDAIHKKLEEEEARIERDRGREGTWYHEGPPELRDARLWIARYSLPRAKQRLMKAREELKLPGSVRAAAKQESQRKASAMSIYCSQIGDSRPISFCRFSDDSQMLITSSWSGLIKVWSVPECTPLQTLKGHTCNVSSAVFHPQAVLPSHFQHKINNIKDGTDIEVMETEEKSEVCTMASCAYDGSVHLWNFASEGPMASLEGHGPARVARVEFHPSGRFLATTVFDNSWRLWDLETATEVLHQEGHAKQVYSIAFQGDGSLAATGGMDAFGRVWDVRTGRCVMFLEGHLGPVLGAAWHPAGHRLATAAADHQAKIWDIRKRAPIYTIPAHTHLVSDVRYQRSHGHYLATSSYDGSGKLWSDPAWHPLRTLSGHDNKVMSVDISLDNKYIATCSYDRTFKLWAPDLA; this is encoded by the exons ATGTCTGATGATGAAGAAGTGGTGGTGAAAAAGGCTAAACAAGTCCATTATGGATCTCTTGAGGAACAGGAGAAGGCGCGGCTGGCTGCTCTTGCCGCCGCTGCCAGGGAAGGCGTCGAAGACAATGGCGGCAAAGATCTTGGTgatattcaaatttcaaatg AATATATGGAACTGGAAGAGGAAATGTCCAAAGATAAAAAGGCTCTATTGGAAGAGTTTGAAAGGAGAAGAAAAGCAAGACAACTGAATGTATCTACAGATGATGATGAG GTGCGGAGAAGTCTGAGACAACTTGGTGAGCCTGTGTGCCTGTTTGGTGAAGGTCCAGCTGAGAGGAGAGTTCGTTTGAGGGATCTGCTTAGTTA TCTTGGCGAGGATGCTATACACAAGAAATTGGAAGAGGAAGAAGCCAGAATAGAGAGGGACAGAGGAAGAGAAGGTACCTGGTACCATGAAGGTCCTCCGGAACTGAGAGATGCTAGACTGTGGATAGCTAGGTATTCATTGCCTAGAGCTAAACAACG GTTAATGAAGGCCCGTGAAGAACTAAAGTTACCCGGCAGTGTGCGTGCCGCAGCAAAGCAGGAGTCTCAAAGGAAGGCCTCCGCCATGTCTATATATTGTAGCCAG ATAGGTGATAGTCGTCCCATCAGCTTCTGCAGGTTCAGTGATGATAGTCAAATGCTCATCACCTCCAGCTG gtCAGGTCTTATCAAGGTGTGGTCAGTGCCGGAGTGCACTCCGCTGCAGACATTGAAGGGTCACACTTGTAATGTCAGCAGCGCTGTCTTCCATCCACAGGCAGTGTTGCCATCTCACTTCCAACATAAG ataaataatataaaagatggcacagatatagaagtTATGGAGACTGAGGAGAAATCAGAAGTTTGTACAATGGCTTCATGTGCATACGACGGCAGCGTTCATCTCTGGAATTTTgccag TGAAGGTCCAATGGCGTCGTTGGAAGGTCATGGACCAGCTCGTGTGGCGCGAGTTGAGTTCCATCCTTCAGGTCGCTTCCTCGCCACCACAGTCTTCGATAACTCCTGGCGTCTCTGGGATCTTGAGACAG CAACGGAGGTCCTCCATCAGGAAGGTCACGCTAAACAAGTGTACAGTATCGCTTTTCAAGGAGATGGCTCTTTAGCCGCTACTgg TGGTATGGATGCATTCGGTCGTGTATGGGATGTCCGAACTGGACGCTGTGTTATGTTCCTTGAGGGACATCTTGGACCTGTACTTGGTGCTGCATGGCATCCTGCTGGACATCGCCTCGCCACTGCCGCCGCTGACCATCAg GCAAAAATCTGGGACATAAGAAAACGAGCACCAATTTACACGATACCTGCGCACACGCATCTAGTGAGcg atGTGAGATATCAGCGCAGTCACGGCCACTACCTGGCGACCAGCTCGTACGATGGCAGCGGCAAACTGTGGTCTGACCCAGCCTGGCATCCACTGCGTACACTCTCAGGACACGATAACAAG GTGATGAGTGTGGACATTTCCCTGGACAACAAGTACATAGCGACATGTTCCTATGACCGTACATTCAAACTTTGGGCTCCGGATCTCGCTTAG